tcatcaggaaaaacttcctgttgtagcagtatgataatggaaccacttacctagggaggtggtggtgggatctccaacacaggaggcattcaagaggcagctggacagccacctgtcaggtatgctttaatttggattcctgcattgagcagggggttggactcgatggccttaaaggcaccttccaaatctactattctatgattctgcagtGTGCCCTCTCTGTTAACAAAGGAAGCGAAAGACATTGCAATGACAGTCACACTACCTGATAATAGGGTGGAGAGGGAAAGACTAACTGGAAAGTACATGGGCAGGAAGGAGCAGGTCTCTGTTGCTTTCCTCAAAAGTCTTGACAGAGGTTGTTGGGTGTGCTGGAGCCAGACAATCGCTGAAAAAAGTTTTGAAAAGAGCAACAGGGACCAGTTCTTCCTTTGTGCAGGCTGACTGGCAAGCTGGAGAATAGAGTGGGGCTGGGGAATGTGTCCTTTGTTCTTTACTTtgtaagaagaaagaaaaattgagTCTTTTGCATCCCTCTCCCCACTTACCAGGTAAGGTCTGCAGCTCAATGGTatagtgtctgctttgcatgtagaaggtcccaggttcaatccccagtacctCCAGTGAGGGCTGGAAATGTTCCCtacctgaaacctggagagctgctgccagtcaacatAGACAATcctcagctagatggactcagcacaaggcagcttcctatgttcctatggaagGGGAATGAGCAGGTATGAACAGAGTAAAGATAAAGGGATtcattcccctccttccctgccctACTTTCCAAGTGGCAGGAAGGAAGGAGCTGGGGAGCAGAGCAAGTGACACTGAGGTGGCAAGAGAGTGTGAGCATGGGAGACCCCAGAAGGCATCTTGCTCAGGTCCCACTTAAGCCTGGCAGCACCTCTGATGCTATGTGTATCCTTTGACCCCGCATCTATTTATGTAACTGACCTTTAAAAGAAGACCAGAGGCTAGCTATAGTacaaatttgtattttttaatgtccattttaattctcaggagttccctcaaagaatcctgatgGTTCTTTGATAAATGGGGAGAGAATTCTCTGTTAGAGACCTAGACCTGCCCCCAAATGCCCAGGTTCCCTGTGGAGAGGGAATGACTGTGAAGTCAATTAAAATCTATAGTGCAGATAAACCCACTGTTTAAAATGATTTCAAAATTGTTTAATATCATGGCATCCTGCAAAGAGCACTAGTGATTGTATTGGGCGGAAGCTGGGGATTCTATATGAGCTTCCGGGGCTCCTTTGCTGAGATCTAAAAAAGTTAGCCAGGCTAGACTAGTTCCTAAGGTTCTAGAAGAGCTGTAGCCAATCACTTCAGCTGACTACTGAAAGCACTCAGATTGGGAAGAAGGCAACTGATGAGGTGAATCAGCATTTTCAAGAGTGTCAGGGCAAATAGGGGGGAAtgaacacatgaagctgccttatactgagtcagaccattggtccgtctattCTGGCATTGTCTTATCTAGCTGACAccaactctccaaggtttcagcagAAGTATTTGCCAGCTGCCTCAAATCCTTTTAACTGGATATACTGGGGACTGACCTGGGACATTATGCATACAGGTATATGCTCTCCAGCTGAGCTTTAAGTCCTCCAACAACGTGCTTGATGGTTCAACATCCAGCCAAAACAAAAAGTGCCAGCGTAGTGGGAATTCTTGAGCGCACTAAGACTTCTGAGTTATCTCATAATTGTTCTTGTTATATTGATATAACTATAACAAGAAGAATTAAAAGAAAACTAGTTTTAATTTACTACACATTAAAAAGGCAGGAGGTTAAAATGCATATGGATCATGAAACTGTCATTATTTCTCCCTTTTGTCACTTTCAATCAGACAATCAGCCTGCCCAACCATCATTCATTCTCTCATCCATCTTTGGATCTTTTACAGGTGTAGTCACATGCATTCTTCCTTTTCCACTTCAACATTATGCTCATGCTGAGGAGAAGTAAATGGTCTGACAATCCATTGAGCCTGGCCTGGCGAATTTGTCCCTCCAGGAATAATTGATTTTATTGAATTCTTTATTTGCAGAACACAGAGATAAAGCATTAAAGTTTTGTAGTTGCTGTTCAGCAAAccactttctctctttctttctttctttctttgcacaAAGAAATGTCATAGGTGTTACTAAACAAACCATGGATCAGCGACCAGCCTGATAACATGACTCATACATatcaaaacaagattaaaaacaaGGAAACTATTCCACATTCAACTAACAGTAAAACCTGCTCATAATCAGGAGGAGTTAGGCGGGAGGTGACAACACTATTCATAAAttagacatatatatatatttatatatatatatatttatagttaCCTCTTACATTGTAAAAGTAAACAGTGCAAAAGTATATCCCCCCAGGTGCCCTTCAGTGTGGAAAGCCTGAGGGttacttttttttcccttttatacATTGTTATGTGTGTGATTTGTAAACATTGCTACCCAtccacagtttgtttgtttgtttgtttgttcgtttgtttgtttgtttgtttgtttagctcTGAGACCCAATACTCATAATCCATATAATGGTCTGAGAGGGGGCACCTTCTTCATCTTAACTCTTTCTGAGACTCCCATTCAAGAATTAGTGCAAATATCAGAGAGTAGGCAGGGAGAAGAAAAGTAAGGCAATAGTTAGAAATGGCTCGCATCAGCATTAAAACACAAGCCTCTAATGTCTGCATTACCAGAAAGGCAAGAAATCCCTTTCTTCCACCAGGCTGATGGACAGATTCTTTAATTCCTCCTCCGAGGACACCAGTTTGTAACCCAGCTGTACCAACACTTGCTGGCACGCATTCTGTGTGAATGCCACAATTTCATAGGACAGGCGGAAACGCCATTTCTCTGCAGTTGCTGCTGAGTTTCGGACAGTCCCATACTTGTGTTTAGCTGCAGATCTGTCTCCTCTTGTGTTGTTCTGTATCCATCGTTCCACGTTGCTGTCCATGGGAATACCAAGGAATTCATACATCTCCTCAGTCTTTTTTAAGGGATTTCTGGCCAGATCTTCATACCTCACCAGCATATATTTGCCCTTGAGCCAAGGAGGCCGATTTAGACCGGTGGAAACAGAGTTCAAAAAGTCCTCACAGACAGTGGTGAGCTGGGTTACATCCAAGTTATAAGGCCTCCTGCCTGTGCCATCCCAGATCCGCCAAAGTCTGTAGGTGTCCCGGAATGTCTCACTCCTGGAAGCCAGGATGCCCCTGGGGTCCCTCACCAGTTGTATAATTTTCAAATTGAGCCTGGGGTCCTCCACCAAGGCTCGGAGGTCATTGACCTCTGGCACCCGCACTGTTTTGATAGCAACATGTCCGTGATCCTTACATGATTCAGTGGCCAGTGTCAGGTTCAAAGTGCCACATTTTTTCACACAGTCCCCTTCTTCCAGGGGAATATCAATTGGTGTCAATGTCTCACAAACTGGTGGGGAGCATAGAGCTTTGCTGGCCCCCCTCCGGAACAGCCTATCCGTTGTATGATTCACTGGCTGGGGTTTGATGTAATTTTCTAAGAAGTAAAGATCACAGTCATAGAGGCTTCTCAACAAATCTCGGCCAGCACCCAGCATGATCCGTCGGTCTGTTGAGCCCTTTGTCTGTGTCAGCTTTGGGATCAAGGTGTACTGGACATGATAAAGGGGCTCAAATAAATAGAAGACATCAAAGTGCTGATTAAAGAGCTGCCCAACAAAAGAAGAGCCACTTCTAGTGGTGGCCAAGATAAGGACATGTGTCTTCTTGGAGAGGTTATACGCAAGGGTGGGGCTTTCATCACA
This DNA window, taken from Rhineura floridana isolate rRhiFlo1 chromosome 2, rRhiFlo1.hap2, whole genome shotgun sequence, encodes the following:
- the CHST1 gene encoding carbohydrate sulfotransferase 1, whose product is MQCSWKAVLLLALASIAIQYTAIRTFTTKSFHSCPVPNPTNCSLNQEIESADRLCDESPTLAYNLSKKTHVLILATTRSGSSFVGQLFNQHFDVFYLFEPLYHVQYTLIPKLTQTKGSTDRRIMLGAGRDLLRSLYDCDLYFLENYIKPQPVNHTTDRLFRRGASKALCSPPVCETLTPIDIPLEEGDCVKKCGTLNLTLATESCKDHGHVAIKTVRVPEVNDLRALVEDPRLNLKIIQLVRDPRGILASRSETFRDTYRLWRIWDGTGRRPYNLDVTQLTTVCEDFLNSVSTGLNRPPWLKGKYMLVRYEDLARNPLKKTEEMYEFLGIPMDSNVERWIQNNTRGDRSAAKHKYGTVRNSAATAEKWRFRLSYEIVAFTQNACQQVLVQLGYKLVSSEEELKNLSISLVEERDFLPFW